Proteins encoded in a region of the Takifugu flavidus isolate HTHZ2018 chromosome 10, ASM371156v2, whole genome shotgun sequence genome:
- the shc1 gene encoding SHC-transforming protein 1 isoform X1 encodes MELAPKTKYTHFRSESLSSTDETNSNPSSVPPSSPVSPLTPSPGMPSSLSSSSLTPILPPCSPHPAENSPTTLCSFFPRMGSLRLGVSATLLPSFKTASRPQNTRAPVESSGDDQSRARASPPVHHPLPPLTAPSPPPRPPLQDMNRLGGASRRARVEGGQLGGDEWTRHGSFVNKPTRGWLHSDGVVSTSGVSYTVRYMGCVEVLQSMRALDFSTRTQVTREAIAVVCEAVPGAKGAQRRRKPSSRCLSSILGKSNLQFAGMTISLTVSTSSLNLLACDCKQIIANHHMQSISFASGGDPETAEYVAYVAKDPVNQRACHILECSEGLAQEVISTIGQAFELRFKQYLKNPPKLVTPHDRMAPFDGSAWEEEDEEPPPPPDVPYYNNFPGKQPPPGGLIDMRTRPGATLPYGQPGQNDIHKQPLPPLPAGAKEGGLFDDPSYVNVDKPRPRVASNGNMHRDAFDMKPFDDALGVSGHSGTSSASAAPPLVQQLQCEAWFHGGLSRKEAERLLTRDGDFLVRESGTTPGQYVLTGQQGGQPKHLLLVDPEGVVRTKDHRFESVSHLISYHMDNRLPIISAGSEVCLKQPVERRA; translated from the exons ATGGAGCTGGCCCCCAAAACAAAGTACACCCACTTTCGCAGTGAGTCCCTGAGCTCGACCGATGAAACCAACTCCAATCCCTCTTCCGTTCCTCCTTCCAGTCCCGTCAGCCCGCTCACTCCTTCCCCCGGTatgccctcttctctctcctcctcctctctcactcccATCTTGCCCCCCTGTTCGCCCCACCCAGCTGAGAACAGCCCCACAACCCTCTGCTCATTCTTTCCGAGGATGGGGTCACTTCGTCTGGGTGTCTCTGCCACTCTGCTCCCGAGCTTCAAGACTGCGAGCAGGCCGCAGAACACTCGGGCGCCTGTGGAGTCCTCCGGGGACGATCAGAGCCGCGCTCGCGCTTCCCCTCCAGTTCAtcaccctctccctcctctaactgctccttctccccctccccgaCCACCTCTGCAGGACATGAACAGATTAGGAGGAGCGTCCAGGAGGGCACGGGTGGAGGGAGGACAGCTGGGAGGCGACGAGTGGACCCGCCATGGCTCTTTTGTCAACAAGCCCACCCGTGGCTGGTTGCACTCTGACGGCGTGGTCAGCACAAGTGGCGTTTCCTACACGGTGCGG TACATGGggtgtgtggaggtgctgcAGTCAATGCGAGCACTGGACTTCAGCACCAGAACCCAGGTCACAAG GGAGGCCATCGCTGTGGTGTGTGAGGCCGTGCCAGGAGCTAAAGGAGCCCAGCGCAGGAGAAAG CCCTCGTCCCGCTGCCTCTCCTCCATACTCGGGAAGAGTAATCTGCAGTTTGCTGGCATGACAATCAGCCTCACTGTCTCAACCAGCAGCCTCAACCTGCTGGCCTGCGACTGCAAACAG atAATCGCCAATCATCACATGCAGTCAATCTCCTTCGCTTCTGGAGGAGACCCA GAAACGGCGGAGTATGTAGCATATGTGGCCAAAGACCCCGTCAATCAGAGAG CTTGTCATATCCTGGAATGTTCAGAGGGTTTAGCCCAGGAAGTAATCAGTACCATTGGCCAGGCCTTTGAACTGCGTTTTAAACAGTATCTAAAGAATCCCCCCAAACTGGTCACTCCACATGACAG AATGGCTCCATTTGATGGCTCAGcgtgggaggaagaggatgaagagcctcctccacctcctgatgTTCCCTACTATAATAATTTCCCTGGAAAACAGCCTCCTCCTGGAGGACTGATTGACATGAGGACCCGTCCAGGTGCCACACTG CCTTATGGGCAGCCTGGTCAGAATGACATTCACAAGCAGCCGCTGCCGCCTCTCCCAG CGGGAGCCAAAGAAGGGGGGCTGTTTGATGATCCGTCCTATGTCAATGTGGATAAACCCCGGCCCCGTGTTGCCTCCAACGGAAACATGCATAGAGATGCTTTTGACATGA AACCGTTTGACGATGCCCTGGGTGTCTCGGGACACAGTGGCACAAGCTCAGCCTcagcagcgccccctctggtgcagcagctgcagtgcgAGGCCTGGTTCCACGGCGGTTTAAGTCGGAAGGAAGCGGAACGGCTGCTAACACGCGACGGAGACTTCCTCGTGCGGGAATCAGGGACCACCCCCGGACAGTACGTCCTGACGGGGCAGCAGGGGGGTCAGCCCAAGCACCTGCTTCTCGTCGATCCAGAAGGAGTG GTTCGTACTAAGGATCATCGGTTTGAAAGCGTGAGTCATCTGATCAGCTACCACATGGACAACCGGCTCCCCATCATATCGGCCGGCAGTGAAGTTTGCCTAAAACAGCCCGTCGAGCGCAGGGCCTGA
- the shc1 gene encoding SHC-transforming protein 1 isoform X2: MELAPKTKYTHFRSESLSSTDETNSNPSSVPPSSPVSPLTPSPGMPSSLSSSSLTPILPPCSPHPAENSPTTLCSFFPRMGSLRLGVSATLLPSFKTASRPQNTRAPVESSGDDQSRARASPPVHHPLPPLTAPSPPPRPPLQDMNRLGGASRRARVEGGQLGGDEWTRHGSFVNKPTRGWLHSDGVVSTSGVSYTVRYMGCVEVLQSMRALDFSTRTQVTREAIAVVCEAVPGAKGAQRRRKPSSRCLSSILGKSNLQFAGMTISLTVSTSSLNLLACDCKQETAEYVAYVAKDPVNQRACHILECSEGLAQEVISTIGQAFELRFKQYLKNPPKLVTPHDRMAPFDGSAWEEEDEEPPPPPDVPYYNNFPGKQPPPGGLIDMRTRPGATLPYGQPGQNDIHKQPLPPLPAGAKEGGLFDDPSYVNVDKPRPRVASNGNMHRDAFDMKPFDDALGVSGHSGTSSASAAPPLVQQLQCEAWFHGGLSRKEAERLLTRDGDFLVRESGTTPGQYVLTGQQGGQPKHLLLVDPEGVVRTKDHRFESVSHLISYHMDNRLPIISAGSEVCLKQPVERRA; this comes from the exons ATGGAGCTGGCCCCCAAAACAAAGTACACCCACTTTCGCAGTGAGTCCCTGAGCTCGACCGATGAAACCAACTCCAATCCCTCTTCCGTTCCTCCTTCCAGTCCCGTCAGCCCGCTCACTCCTTCCCCCGGTatgccctcttctctctcctcctcctctctcactcccATCTTGCCCCCCTGTTCGCCCCACCCAGCTGAGAACAGCCCCACAACCCTCTGCTCATTCTTTCCGAGGATGGGGTCACTTCGTCTGGGTGTCTCTGCCACTCTGCTCCCGAGCTTCAAGACTGCGAGCAGGCCGCAGAACACTCGGGCGCCTGTGGAGTCCTCCGGGGACGATCAGAGCCGCGCTCGCGCTTCCCCTCCAGTTCAtcaccctctccctcctctaactgctccttctccccctccccgaCCACCTCTGCAGGACATGAACAGATTAGGAGGAGCGTCCAGGAGGGCACGGGTGGAGGGAGGACAGCTGGGAGGCGACGAGTGGACCCGCCATGGCTCTTTTGTCAACAAGCCCACCCGTGGCTGGTTGCACTCTGACGGCGTGGTCAGCACAAGTGGCGTTTCCTACACGGTGCGG TACATGGggtgtgtggaggtgctgcAGTCAATGCGAGCACTGGACTTCAGCACCAGAACCCAGGTCACAAG GGAGGCCATCGCTGTGGTGTGTGAGGCCGTGCCAGGAGCTAAAGGAGCCCAGCGCAGGAGAAAG CCCTCGTCCCGCTGCCTCTCCTCCATACTCGGGAAGAGTAATCTGCAGTTTGCTGGCATGACAATCAGCCTCACTGTCTCAACCAGCAGCCTCAACCTGCTGGCCTGCGACTGCAAACAG GAAACGGCGGAGTATGTAGCATATGTGGCCAAAGACCCCGTCAATCAGAGAG CTTGTCATATCCTGGAATGTTCAGAGGGTTTAGCCCAGGAAGTAATCAGTACCATTGGCCAGGCCTTTGAACTGCGTTTTAAACAGTATCTAAAGAATCCCCCCAAACTGGTCACTCCACATGACAG AATGGCTCCATTTGATGGCTCAGcgtgggaggaagaggatgaagagcctcctccacctcctgatgTTCCCTACTATAATAATTTCCCTGGAAAACAGCCTCCTCCTGGAGGACTGATTGACATGAGGACCCGTCCAGGTGCCACACTG CCTTATGGGCAGCCTGGTCAGAATGACATTCACAAGCAGCCGCTGCCGCCTCTCCCAG CGGGAGCCAAAGAAGGGGGGCTGTTTGATGATCCGTCCTATGTCAATGTGGATAAACCCCGGCCCCGTGTTGCCTCCAACGGAAACATGCATAGAGATGCTTTTGACATGA AACCGTTTGACGATGCCCTGGGTGTCTCGGGACACAGTGGCACAAGCTCAGCCTcagcagcgccccctctggtgcagcagctgcagtgcgAGGCCTGGTTCCACGGCGGTTTAAGTCGGAAGGAAGCGGAACGGCTGCTAACACGCGACGGAGACTTCCTCGTGCGGGAATCAGGGACCACCCCCGGACAGTACGTCCTGACGGGGCAGCAGGGGGGTCAGCCCAAGCACCTGCTTCTCGTCGATCCAGAAGGAGTG GTTCGTACTAAGGATCATCGGTTTGAAAGCGTGAGTCATCTGATCAGCTACCACATGGACAACCGGCTCCCCATCATATCGGCCGGCAGTGAAGTTTGCCTAAAACAGCCCGTCGAGCGCAGGGCCTGA
- the shc1 gene encoding SHC-transforming protein 1 isoform X3, protein MEYMDMNRLGGASRRARVEGGQLGGDEWTRHGSFVNKPTRGWLHSDGVVSTSGVSYTVRYMGCVEVLQSMRALDFSTRTQVTREAIAVVCEAVPGAKGAQRRRKPSSRCLSSILGKSNLQFAGMTISLTVSTSSLNLLACDCKQIIANHHMQSISFASGGDPETAEYVAYVAKDPVNQRACHILECSEGLAQEVISTIGQAFELRFKQYLKNPPKLVTPHDRMAPFDGSAWEEEDEEPPPPPDVPYYNNFPGKQPPPGGLIDMRTRPGATLPYGQPGQNDIHKQPLPPLPAGAKEGGLFDDPSYVNVDKPRPRVASNGNMHRDAFDMKPFDDALGVSGHSGTSSASAAPPLVQQLQCEAWFHGGLSRKEAERLLTRDGDFLVRESGTTPGQYVLTGQQGGQPKHLLLVDPEGVVRTKDHRFESVSHLISYHMDNRLPIISAGSEVCLKQPVERRA, encoded by the exons GACATGAACAGATTAGGAGGAGCGTCCAGGAGGGCACGGGTGGAGGGAGGACAGCTGGGAGGCGACGAGTGGACCCGCCATGGCTCTTTTGTCAACAAGCCCACCCGTGGCTGGTTGCACTCTGACGGCGTGGTCAGCACAAGTGGCGTTTCCTACACGGTGCGG TACATGGggtgtgtggaggtgctgcAGTCAATGCGAGCACTGGACTTCAGCACCAGAACCCAGGTCACAAG GGAGGCCATCGCTGTGGTGTGTGAGGCCGTGCCAGGAGCTAAAGGAGCCCAGCGCAGGAGAAAG CCCTCGTCCCGCTGCCTCTCCTCCATACTCGGGAAGAGTAATCTGCAGTTTGCTGGCATGACAATCAGCCTCACTGTCTCAACCAGCAGCCTCAACCTGCTGGCCTGCGACTGCAAACAG atAATCGCCAATCATCACATGCAGTCAATCTCCTTCGCTTCTGGAGGAGACCCA GAAACGGCGGAGTATGTAGCATATGTGGCCAAAGACCCCGTCAATCAGAGAG CTTGTCATATCCTGGAATGTTCAGAGGGTTTAGCCCAGGAAGTAATCAGTACCATTGGCCAGGCCTTTGAACTGCGTTTTAAACAGTATCTAAAGAATCCCCCCAAACTGGTCACTCCACATGACAG AATGGCTCCATTTGATGGCTCAGcgtgggaggaagaggatgaagagcctcctccacctcctgatgTTCCCTACTATAATAATTTCCCTGGAAAACAGCCTCCTCCTGGAGGACTGATTGACATGAGGACCCGTCCAGGTGCCACACTG CCTTATGGGCAGCCTGGTCAGAATGACATTCACAAGCAGCCGCTGCCGCCTCTCCCAG CGGGAGCCAAAGAAGGGGGGCTGTTTGATGATCCGTCCTATGTCAATGTGGATAAACCCCGGCCCCGTGTTGCCTCCAACGGAAACATGCATAGAGATGCTTTTGACATGA AACCGTTTGACGATGCCCTGGGTGTCTCGGGACACAGTGGCACAAGCTCAGCCTcagcagcgccccctctggtgcagcagctgcagtgcgAGGCCTGGTTCCACGGCGGTTTAAGTCGGAAGGAAGCGGAACGGCTGCTAACACGCGACGGAGACTTCCTCGTGCGGGAATCAGGGACCACCCCCGGACAGTACGTCCTGACGGGGCAGCAGGGGGGTCAGCCCAAGCACCTGCTTCTCGTCGATCCAGAAGGAGTG GTTCGTACTAAGGATCATCGGTTTGAAAGCGTGAGTCATCTGATCAGCTACCACATGGACAACCGGCTCCCCATCATATCGGCCGGCAGTGAAGTTTGCCTAAAACAGCCCGTCGAGCGCAGGGCCTGA
- the shc1 gene encoding SHC-transforming protein 1 isoform X4 gives MNRLGGASRRARVEGGQLGGDEWTRHGSFVNKPTRGWLHSDGVVSTSGVSYTVRYMGCVEVLQSMRALDFSTRTQVTREAIAVVCEAVPGAKGAQRRRKPSSRCLSSILGKSNLQFAGMTISLTVSTSSLNLLACDCKQIIANHHMQSISFASGGDPETAEYVAYVAKDPVNQRACHILECSEGLAQEVISTIGQAFELRFKQYLKNPPKLVTPHDRMAPFDGSAWEEEDEEPPPPPDVPYYNNFPGKQPPPGGLIDMRTRPGATLPYGQPGQNDIHKQPLPPLPAGAKEGGLFDDPSYVNVDKPRPRVASNGNMHRDAFDMKPFDDALGVSGHSGTSSASAAPPLVQQLQCEAWFHGGLSRKEAERLLTRDGDFLVRESGTTPGQYVLTGQQGGQPKHLLLVDPEGVVRTKDHRFESVSHLISYHMDNRLPIISAGSEVCLKQPVERRA, from the exons ATGAACAGATTAGGAGGAGCGTCCAGGAGGGCACGGGTGGAGGGAGGACAGCTGGGAGGCGACGAGTGGACCCGCCATGGCTCTTTTGTCAACAAGCCCACCCGTGGCTGGTTGCACTCTGACGGCGTGGTCAGCACAAGTGGCGTTTCCTACACGGTGCGG TACATGGggtgtgtggaggtgctgcAGTCAATGCGAGCACTGGACTTCAGCACCAGAACCCAGGTCACAAG GGAGGCCATCGCTGTGGTGTGTGAGGCCGTGCCAGGAGCTAAAGGAGCCCAGCGCAGGAGAAAG CCCTCGTCCCGCTGCCTCTCCTCCATACTCGGGAAGAGTAATCTGCAGTTTGCTGGCATGACAATCAGCCTCACTGTCTCAACCAGCAGCCTCAACCTGCTGGCCTGCGACTGCAAACAG atAATCGCCAATCATCACATGCAGTCAATCTCCTTCGCTTCTGGAGGAGACCCA GAAACGGCGGAGTATGTAGCATATGTGGCCAAAGACCCCGTCAATCAGAGAG CTTGTCATATCCTGGAATGTTCAGAGGGTTTAGCCCAGGAAGTAATCAGTACCATTGGCCAGGCCTTTGAACTGCGTTTTAAACAGTATCTAAAGAATCCCCCCAAACTGGTCACTCCACATGACAG AATGGCTCCATTTGATGGCTCAGcgtgggaggaagaggatgaagagcctcctccacctcctgatgTTCCCTACTATAATAATTTCCCTGGAAAACAGCCTCCTCCTGGAGGACTGATTGACATGAGGACCCGTCCAGGTGCCACACTG CCTTATGGGCAGCCTGGTCAGAATGACATTCACAAGCAGCCGCTGCCGCCTCTCCCAG CGGGAGCCAAAGAAGGGGGGCTGTTTGATGATCCGTCCTATGTCAATGTGGATAAACCCCGGCCCCGTGTTGCCTCCAACGGAAACATGCATAGAGATGCTTTTGACATGA AACCGTTTGACGATGCCCTGGGTGTCTCGGGACACAGTGGCACAAGCTCAGCCTcagcagcgccccctctggtgcagcagctgcagtgcgAGGCCTGGTTCCACGGCGGTTTAAGTCGGAAGGAAGCGGAACGGCTGCTAACACGCGACGGAGACTTCCTCGTGCGGGAATCAGGGACCACCCCCGGACAGTACGTCCTGACGGGGCAGCAGGGGGGTCAGCCCAAGCACCTGCTTCTCGTCGATCCAGAAGGAGTG GTTCGTACTAAGGATCATCGGTTTGAAAGCGTGAGTCATCTGATCAGCTACCACATGGACAACCGGCTCCCCATCATATCGGCCGGCAGTGAAGTTTGCCTAAAACAGCCCGTCGAGCGCAGGGCCTGA
- the lenep gene encoding lens epithelial cell protein LEP503, translated as MHPQRPLPQAMPSSTLGQHLRDMAMGLGRGKNFLGGNFGYSFIQSVKECLYFLLCCWCIKEILD; from the coding sequence ATGCACCCCCAGCGTCCTCTTCCCCAGGCCATGCCCTCGTCCACTCTGGGACAGCATCTTCGGGACATGGCGATGGGTCTGGGAAGAGGCAAGAACTTCTTGGGTGGCAACTTTGGCTACAGCTTCATCCAGTCGGTGAAGGAGTGCCTGtatttcctgctctgctgctggtgcatcAAAGAGATCCTGGACTGA